The Zea mays cultivar B73 chromosome 7, Zm-B73-REFERENCE-NAM-5.0, whole genome shotgun sequence DNA segment agggacatgaTCAAGTGGAGCataggaagaacaagtgatggaggaagaagcaccacatgcccctccaactcaagtccgagcaacgatccaacgacatcaccccattgaccagattctgggtgacataagcaagggagtaactactcgctcaagattagctaacttttgtgagcattactcgtttgtctcttctattgagcctttcagggtagaagaggccttgcaggatctagaatgggtgttggccatgcaggaagagctcaacaacttcaaaagaaatgaagtttggagtctggtgtcacgtccaaagcaaaatgttgtgggaaccaagtgagtgttccgcaacaagcaagacgagcacgaggtggtgacaagaaacaaggctcgacttgtggcaaaaggttatgcccaactcacaggtttggatttcgaggagacttttgctcctgtggctaggctagaatctattcgaattctattagcctatgccgctcaccactctttcaggctatttcaaatggatgtgaagaatgctttcctcaatggtccaataaaggaggaggtatacgtggaacaacccctggctttgaggatgataggtaccccgaccatgtgttcaagctctctaaggcgctctatggacttaagcaagccctaagagcatgggatcgactttcccaacctttgaactacaagatagcttaataaatttctaaaaattctgcaaacattatagtggcttcttactggtgtataagtctctgtctcaaaatttggggcctAAACAGTGAgtggttctctctgtacaaaattatcaaatattagggcagagggggtgttttgaactacaaccttctttttacagtgagttattctctaagacttatttttgttggcattcagatgttataacatgactttgtacaaattttcatccactaatacttattagttattttgttatgattttctaaagtttctagccaaaggggtgctttctactaccactatatttgaaaaatatcaaacaacaaatttatgattttttctatcttcttctttgtgcaagagcaatcattctgaaatttggcaactttttgcttaagggaaaggtggtaggaaaTTCATGAACTAAATggtctttttcatgaagtattggcaatgggtattacttgcaactttcaattgggttttgcatttttctctggtggcctacttctTTATTAacctggtaaaaatttatttgtccactgttgcacactttttggcttgcttatgatttaattgaaatatggcttaatatcaagttttatttgtttaccctacttaaaatgatggactgGGGTGTTCATAATTTTTGTAGTGaggttctagtggttacaagtccactagatttttcttaacaattttggaattgttttcataattctaataattgttttctagtttgattaatgcTTAATAAAATATTTCACCTTGAATatgttctggactaggggtccctttatttttcctaggttctctattaccttagtagactaggaaaaataattgcattcactgttcattatttttagTTCCCTttttgattttcttaagttttgggcaaaatggcttttaatTGATAACCTTACTTAAATCTTCAATATTGGGGTgttcaatatttttaaacagtgtctaaatggggtttgaacttctacaaattttcttaagttcagcacagaagcataactaattttctcccTTTTAAAAAGGTTTGGTTAGTTTCTttaattaattccaaactctaaaatttaaaacagaaagcacaaAGTTCAGTAATTTTttgtgatagttcataatattttgaatccagcaaaattggcttggttaaatttggttgaatataactcaagatataaattttctaagttttctgctGCATTTAAAGAAAATCAATTagaaatggttaaaggaaaattgattttgcactggggtccctggcgaaaggttttgaatgaattacagacaggtcctcggtgcACTATTCACAAGAGTCTAAGGCTctacagaaaaccccctagggttttgcaaAATCGAACCCGTAGTCCTTCCATAATGGAATAGTGGCcgcggaggaagaaaggggcggaggagcttaccggcggcgagactgctctggtgcggtggtcgaggatgtaggggaagtcgtgagggtcacgacgatgtgcgggtcgccgtcgggaatggtcggagtcggccggtccacgtgcggaggcggagatgctcgtcgaCGGTGAGGAATCCGGCCTGCTCATGGCGCGATTTTCCAAATGAACCGGTCAGAGAGCTTCGCCAGAGGTCAAGAAGGACAGGGGTGCATGGAATTAGAGAagggctcaccggattgctcggtccacgtgcggcgGCGGGCGAccaaagtccggcgagggtgaatccgcctctccggtgaggcaattcctcggctcaagcttggagaagcttcacggttTCACGGGGAAGCGGTCCAGGGGTTGGGGCAAGGCTGGGGGTCAACAGAAGGGGCTAGCCACAACCGCCGTGCTCAGGCAGTGATGGCGGGCACTGGTGCATGCTTTCCATGGTGAACTCCGGTAATCTCTAGCTCGGGCGGGGCTTTGGGTGCGCGAGTGCAAACGGCTAAGGCCTCTGGGGCATTTATAGGCGGGGGTGAGGTGCAGACGCGCGGGCGGGGCGACCACGCGCGGGGTGCGCGCTGCCGCGaccagtccgcgctcggccggcCTGACACGACGTCgagcacgtggctctttgcttctgcccgagttcaaacGCTCATAGGTTGGAGATCTTCGCGTATTTGGGCATGATCACTGCACAAGATTTGCTCTCCCGAGAGAgctttgtcgtttatgtgtggaagtcgagcggtttggggctgtgtacagagagttgtcgtgtcgctaaggtggcagtgtcacaaggtcGAGTCCCAAGGTAAATCCATGTCAAGATCGTGTCAAACGGTGGAGAGAGGTTTCCAAACTTTGTCATGGTGTGTTCCAggaaatttggcgccactttgctatttggacttgtttgatttatgttttgaaaaacagagaacgcggtcgatctttggaaaggggctgaaattcagatttttgaatttctgaatttttcccaagtgcattagttcaggggctgatttagggattttgaaaaattcaaatggcaaaactttcttactatattttgttggttatttagtgtactaaaactttgttatttggtttttaccaaaatttgtatttttctcctAAGTCTTTTCCCAAATgccctttatgtgcttaaatggtccacttaagattaattagggtttgagagttcttCTTACCTTGAGGTTCATGACATGATTAAGGAGAATTTCTTAAGATAAAAAGAATTACTTCAAGCTTTGTTATTAATTTTTTTGTTTGATGTTCATCCCTTcatttggttcacatgtgataatggtttgggttagtttaaggaagaaaccctaggtgatacTGGGGTGTCACACTCTTTAGCTGGGAAATTCTCTCAGATTTAACAACGGAACTTAACCTCTCTTCTATTTCCTCCAAACTCATTTCTGTTGGCTACAAaagatgaaaccaataattatcatGAGTTGTACGTACTATCTCTAACAATATTTTTATCCAACGCCAATTTGTCCTTCAAACGTCTAGATGACATATAAGGGGAATAAAAGTCATATAATTCCATAGATTTAGTACGGCAAATAAAATGCCTTCTCAATCATGGTCCCCAGTGGCAACTCTCCGTCATAAAAAAGAGTACGATCGATAATTCAATTAATTCTATTCATTATGTATGAAAATCAATCTTTTACTCAGTATGAAAATCAATCTTTTACTCAGACTTATTAGGTTTTTATGGTCCGGAAGTCAAGCGTTTGTTTTCAAATTACTCAAAAAACATTATGGCAACCTTGTTGGCTGATTCTTTGACACCCCCATGCTGCAGGTTATTGGAGCTGTTGGATCAGAGGCTGGACATTCCAAGCGATACAGATCCTAAATGGGCATCAATGATCGAGAGCTGTTGGGATAGGTAAGCATTCTTTTTTTCCTGCTGAGAAACAGTTAACAGGTCGAATGCAGTCCATCCATGTTTGAAGCTCATAGAAGCCCAAATCATCTTTGACAAAAAAGAAGAAGATCATAGTTTCATTCTGATAAACAGTGTGATTAGCAGCCCCTAATACACACGCCCTTTCATTTGAGCAATGACCCAAGGAATGAGCACCGaggaatgaatgctagctctgaaTCCAATGAAACACAattatagtagtagagattaaCACAATTATAGTATATTAAGACTAATTAGGTCATTCTAGTTAGCCAACAACAATGCCATTTCTCTTCGTAGACCATATTTAGGAGacctttggttcagctttttaacCTAGATTCATTGTGAAAAATTGAAATCTCAACTAAAGTGGTATCCGCAGCAGTAAATTTAGTCATACAGGAAGGAAAAGGAGAAACTACTTTACTGATTGTAGGTAAGCAAAAGGACCAACAACTTTTTCTAAATTATTTTCTGGAAAACAGAAGGTTCTTTTGAAAAAAAGACTCATACAAGCAAGAGTGCAACGTTAAAAAGGCTCTATTAAATGCCTTTACATATTGTAAAGGATAAATCTGAATATACCTTATCATCCCGCTTAAGTGATGCTTGAGCCTGCACCAAACCATCATTTAGTGCATTGTCCTTGTCAAATGCAAATTAAACCAATTGGAATTTGTAAAGAGCGAGCTACTGCAAATGACATCTCTATTAGCTAATTCTTGTTTCAAATGTCAAATGTGCTTACAAAAGGAAGAACAGTAGTGAAATCAAGTAGAAAAATAATAAACCTTTCTTGCTCATCTCTAGGGCAAAGGGGGATATTACTAATAAAGAAGTGTTCTGAACTTCTGGTGCTATGAGCTTACACGGAGGTCGTATGGTTCTGAATTTCTTGTTGCTGCCTTGCCACATCTTCACATGCCCGTTTTATGTTAGCTTGGGACTATCGTTGCCACCATACAAGGCGCCTGTTGTTGAAAAACTCTACAGAAATGTTCCATCAGTAAACCACGAGATGCAGATTTTTTGATGGGTAGTAGTGAGGTTTAGATAGACAGTACCATAGACTGGCCGTTGACGAACACCTGCATGGACTGGCTAGTAGAGTAGATGGTCAACTGCGGTCACTGCCCGGACATAGAATAGTTCATTCGAGTTGATGGTCACGCTGCATTGAAACATTTAGAGGTCAGCACGTAGAGACTATCTAGCTATCTGGTTCATCAGAGACAGAGTCAAGTGAGAAGGATCCGTGTGAACTGTCCTCTATTAGCATACACCCAAATGTAATCCCTATTCCATAGCAAATATCTTGATGATATGGTTCTTCGGCACTTTGGCATGGTCATTTCCTCACCTTCTAGGTCTAGGATGGAGTGTCCTAGGCTTCCATTTATCAGCATCCGACATGGCACGCTGCGCATTCACAACAGAGAACGATTCAAGTATTACATCCCTCATGTGAGCAGCAGCAGCTTCTCCATGCCGTGTCGCCAGCTCTAGATACATGAGACACTTAACCTTGTCTCCTGCCTGTGTATAAAACGAGAGAGACAACGTCACACCACTTGCCACCTGAGTTACAGGTAAACACATGAATTTCTTAAAATTGAGGAAGCAATCACAGTACGGGAACCTGGCATGGGTTCGTGTTATGAGTAACTTATCATACTTCGATACAAGGGACTAAGGGTTGGTCTAGTTAATAGCATGCCGTGGAAATTATTATCACCTTGAAATGTGCACTGATATGCCAAACATTTTGAaaaaaaaacaaatctagaaaagcAAGTCTGGCACTCCTATGAGAAAGAGATGAGACATACCGCACAAAGCTTAATATCGCACTCATAAAGAGCTTTCTTGTGACCACAATCAGCAGCTAGTGGAAGCCACCTCTTAGCATGCACTGGATCCTGTGCAAGCCCTTCACCATAGCTATAATACAAGGAAATGTTATACATGGCCCGTACATTCCCTCCCTCTACAGCTCGCAAATACCATTTTGCCTGTATTAATACGTCTCTTTCAGATTTAGCACAACTCAAGTACTAAAAAGAGTATGGGGACCTGCTGGTAGTCCAGTATCTGCTGGTTAGTGTATTTTGATTGGTCCAGTTGACAAGATCATAATTACATTGATAGAGGAAACCCAACCAAGATTACCTTTTTTCAAATAAAAAGCTACTTTTTCTTAGCTGAGTTAAAGAGCTTCAAAAGAGTCTGGTACTCAAAGCATCATCAGATCAGAGGGTAACGAGTAGTTCATCAACAGAACATAAGTTGTCTATTCCTAATATATCTAGTAAGAGGTGTGGTAAATGCATAGATTGCATGAACATGATAGTGTACCAACTATCCTAGTTTTTTTCAACAACTGAATGCGTCTAGAAACAGAAATACTTCTACTGTAAGGAAAATTTTAAATGGTGTGTGACACCGACATAGCAGAGGTATCATATCTTACAGCTTCCTTCTGATTCCGTTTGACACCCTTCCCGTTCTGCAAGCACTAACTCAATGATTCAATAATGATTAGATTGTTTCAAAACACAGGTAAATAAAGACCACAATGCTTTCTTTAGTATGCCTTACAGAGAAATTTATCTGGCTTTAAGGTATTCAAACATTGCCAAAAAACTGGGTGTGTGTGTTGGCCTAGTGGCGCCACCAAGTGATGATGTTTAGAAATTAGAAAATAGATATAACCATTGATCATCAACGTCTCAATTATCCGGATTCCACGCTCGGATCAGATCATTCTACCAGCAAGATCCATAATCATTGGCCAGTAACTTATATATTAAACAGGGTCCGATTCCTAGCAAAATTGTGTACATAAACACTTGATATCAGCTTCTGAATGCGCAGAGCAGTTAATTAACAAACAAATCCCATAGCTTCTTTTGACAACAAAGATGAAGTCATGAGAGCAAGGGCATGATATACGCATTATAGGTCACACAAGAGGACAGAACAAAGAGTGCGAGTACCAAACAAATTCAAAGCACCTGGATTCCAATCTGAAAGCAATAAGACAGAGGCCCTACAATTATTTGCAGCTGCTAAAGGAGAGGCCACAGTACATGGAAGGAAGACAAAAACTCTCGGACACGCTCGACAACTACAGTCATACTGAGTACAACTTGTATGTTTGGTTCCTTTCAGTTCATATGATCGACGAGGTGGAACTAAGCTGCGTCCACGTTAACTAAGTTCCTTTCAGTTCATCCTGATTACAGGTCACACAAGAGGACATAACTAAGCTGCGTCCACGGGCTTCCTGGTGGGGGCGACGGCGCTGCACCGGCTACGTCCTAGGAGAGGATGGGAAGGCGCCAGGGAACTAAAAAACATCTCAGGAGAAACAACGCACAAGCATCTATAGATGTGGTGTCCGGAAAGAGAGAGGAGGATGAGGAGAGGAGCGGTTACCGTGGAACACCAGCGCTGCGAGTGGCGGCACACCGACGGGCGGGAGCGGGGCTCTTTCTTCGTCGCCAGTAGCGGCACACCGGTGATTCGCGGCAGAGTACGCAGTGGCGCCACACTTGGAGAGAGCACCGTGGCATCTACTGTGGACTTGGAGAGAGGAACGGGCAGATGTGGTGTgcaaagggagggagagagaagggagAGAAATGGGGGAAGGCAACCGCGAGACCAGGTGGATGATTTGTGAGCAAAAGGAATGGGGGGAAGGCTGCCATGGATGGAAGTGCGCATAGGGAGCGCGACTGCCATGAAGGGGGAGCGGGGCGCGGCAGCCATGGATGGAAGCTTTGTGGGCGATTCCCGGCGGATTTGGGAGATCGAGTAGGTGCTTGGGCAGACCGGCGATTTTCGGTGGATTTGAGAGAACTAAGCTGCCATGGATGAAAGCTTGATTTGGGAGGCTGAGTTCCCTGGCGCTGCTGGGGGAGTGGGGCGGGGCTAGGGGAGCGGGGCGCGACTGCTGGATTAGAAGCATCGCGGCTGGGGGAGCGAGCGATTTGTGGGCGATTCGCGGTGGATCCATCGCGACTGCCATGGATTGGCGTGATTTGTGGGCAATCTCACCGATCCATCTCACGCAAGAAAAGGGGGAGCGGGGCGTGCGAACAGTCATGGATGGAAGCCCAGTGCGTGGAGAAGAAAGCGCGGCATGGAGAAAGGCAGAAAGCACGGCGTGCGGGCGGGATGCGATTTGGTAGAACCGTGCACCAT contains these protein-coding regions:
- the LOC103633940 gene encoding F-box protein At1g70590, giving the protein MAFDRDECVEQCFAVVNDLHVLARFVLAKWYLRAVEGGNVRAMYNISLYYSYGEGLAQDPVHAKRWLPLAADCGHKKALYECDIKLCAAGDKVKCLMYLELATRHGEAAAAHMRDVILESFSVVNAQRAMSDADKWKPRTLHPRPRR